In a genomic window of Phycisphaerae bacterium:
- a CDS encoding ferredoxin family protein, translating to MPHYITHACIGRKDGSCVDVCPVDCIHPRKDEPEFAAAEMLFIDPETCIDCGLCVDECPVNAIFNEDDLPEEMEHFIARNAEYFQKKPG from the coding sequence TTGCCGCACTATATCACCCACGCGTGTATTGGCCGAAAGGACGGAAGTTGCGTCGATGTTTGTCCCGTCGACTGCATCCACCCCCGCAAGGACGAGCCGGAATTCGCCGCCGCCGAGATGCTGTTCATTGACCCGGAGACGTGCATTGACTGCGGCCTGTGCGTCGACGAATGTCCGGTGAATGCGATCTTCAACGAGGACGATCTGCCCGAGGAGATGGAGCACTTCATCGCGCGCAACGCGGAGTACTTCCAGAAGAAGCCGGGCTAG
- a CDS encoding ABC transporter permease produces MDKVFSVARREFLATVRTKAFVLSVVLMPGIIVGAIYGSEWAERVGREETRAVRRIAIDDQTGVVLPEFLQQVAAYNAERPNQPLEIEPVSGAAAETEALAARVQRGELYGYMLIRPDAIALDGQGCTVARKDNQLETGRRLEQMINEAVYAVRCRDAGLDPAQIARLRQGVPIVWSDAQTGKAVGVNPVFQFLTPFAFMFLLFMGTFGISQGLLTTLIEEKGSRVIEVLLSAVSPLQLLAGKILGTVAVGFLLMAVWGGVGFASAQKYNVGELVTAYRLLVALAYFVPGFLLISSLLAAIGSACNELKDAQSMVFPLSLITIVPMVMWYYLAEHPQSIISVVASYIPPITPFVMILRVCADPHTPAWQVVSTLGLLWLSVLVTMWAAAKVFRVGVLMYGKPPSVRELARWVRYS; encoded by the coding sequence ATGGATAAGGTCTTTTCCGTTGCCCGCCGGGAGTTTCTGGCCACGGTGCGCACCAAGGCGTTCGTGCTGAGCGTGGTGCTGATGCCCGGGATCATCGTCGGGGCGATTTACGGCAGCGAGTGGGCGGAACGGGTCGGGCGCGAGGAGACGCGCGCCGTGCGGCGCATCGCGATCGATGATCAGACCGGAGTGGTCCTGCCGGAGTTCCTGCAGCAGGTCGCGGCGTACAATGCCGAGCGGCCGAACCAGCCGCTGGAGATCGAGCCGGTATCCGGGGCGGCCGCGGAGACGGAGGCCCTGGCGGCGCGGGTGCAGCGCGGCGAGCTGTACGGATACATGCTCATTCGGCCGGATGCCATCGCGCTGGACGGGCAAGGCTGCACGGTGGCGCGGAAGGACAATCAGCTCGAGACCGGGCGACGCCTGGAGCAGATGATCAACGAGGCGGTGTACGCGGTGCGCTGCCGCGACGCGGGCCTGGACCCGGCCCAGATCGCGCGCCTGCGGCAGGGCGTGCCGATCGTCTGGTCGGATGCTCAGACGGGCAAGGCGGTGGGCGTGAACCCGGTGTTCCAGTTCCTGACGCCGTTCGCGTTCATGTTCCTGCTGTTCATGGGCACCTTCGGCATCAGCCAGGGGTTGCTGACGACGCTGATCGAGGAGAAGGGCTCGCGCGTGATCGAGGTGCTGTTGTCGGCCGTGAGCCCGCTGCAACTGCTGGCGGGTAAGATCCTCGGTACCGTGGCGGTGGGCTTTCTGCTGATGGCGGTCTGGGGCGGGGTGGGGTTCGCGAGTGCGCAGAAGTACAACGTGGGTGAGCTGGTCACCGCCTACCGCCTGCTGGTCGCGCTGGCGTACTTCGTCCCGGGCTTCCTGCTGATCTCGTCGCTCCTGGCGGCGATCGGCTCGGCGTGCAACGAGCTGAAGGACGCGCAGAGCATGGTGTTCCCGCTCTCGCTGATCACGATCGTGCCGATGGTCATGTGGTATTACCTGGCGGAGCACCCCCAGTCCATCATCAGCGTCGTGGCGAGCTACATCCCGCCGATCACGCCGTTCGTGATGATCCTGCGGGTGTGCGCCGATCCGCACACGCCGGCGTGGCAGGTCGTGAGCACGCTGGGCCTGCTGTGGCTGAGCGTGCTGGTAACCATGTGGGCCGCCGCGAAGGTTTTTCGCGTGGGCGTGCTGATGTACGGGAAGCCGCCGTCGGTGCGGGAGCTGGCCCGCTGGGTCCGGTACTCGTGA
- a CDS encoding peptidyl-prolyl cis-trans isomerase, producing the protein MRDPSLSDRKVRIATSLGNIDLELNPEKAPITVDNFLQYVDDKFYDGTIFHRVIEGFVIQGGGFEPGLVQKATRAAIVNEADNGLSNVRGTIAMARLSAPDTATSQFFINHKDNIAGGDGQSDLDPGGVSEDGYAVFGEVIAGLDVVDAIAAVETESRSGFSDVPVEDVLINSIRRLPAD; encoded by the coding sequence GTGCGCGACCCGAGCCTCAGTGATCGCAAGGTGCGCATCGCCACCAGCTTGGGTAACATCGACCTGGAGTTGAATCCGGAAAAGGCCCCGATCACCGTCGACAACTTCCTGCAGTACGTGGACGACAAGTTCTACGACGGCACGATCTTCCACCGCGTCATCGAGGGCTTCGTCATCCAGGGCGGCGGCTTCGAGCCCGGCCTGGTGCAGAAGGCCACCCGCGCGGCCATCGTCAACGAGGCCGACAACGGCCTGTCCAACGTCCGCGGCACCATCGCCATGGCACGCCTCAGCGCCCCCGACACGGCGACGTCCCAGTTCTTCATCAACCACAAGGACAATATCGCGGGCGGCGATGGCCAGAGCGATCTGGACCCCGGCGGCGTATCCGAGGACGGCTACGCGGTCTTCGGCGAGGTCATTGCCGGCCTGGATGTGGTCGATGCCATCGCCGCGGTCGAAACCGAGTCCCGCAGCGGCTTCTCCGACGTGCCCGTCGAAGACGTGCTGATCAACTCCATCCGCCGCCTGCCGGCGGACTAG
- a CDS encoding ATP-binding cassette domain-containing protein produces MADALVLTGVTKRYGRFTAVDDFSLRLPTGEVLGFLGPNGAGKTTTLRMVMSIIYPDSGQIEVLGHSRASEVKDRIGYLPEERGLYRKMTVEETLNYFGRLKGLRGHTLHERINESLERIGLQDWRRKRVEALSKGMSQKLQFTSAILHRPELVILDEPFSGLDPLNVDLLERMLAELRRAGATVVFSTHQMNQAERLCDRIVLINRGRKVVDGLLTEIRERFATRVLEVDGRGALDDLARCPGVAAAQITAGHARLELADDTDPNAVLARAMQLARISRFEIQRPDLQEIFVKLVGSDGQMPVPAGRQEAVHG; encoded by the coding sequence GTGGCAGATGCGTTGGTGCTGACAGGCGTGACGAAACGATACGGGCGGTTCACGGCCGTGGACGACTTCAGTCTGCGTCTGCCCACGGGCGAAGTGCTGGGGTTCCTGGGGCCGAATGGCGCGGGCAAGACGACGACGCTGCGGATGGTGATGAGCATCATCTATCCGGACAGCGGGCAGATCGAGGTGTTGGGCCATTCGCGGGCGTCGGAGGTGAAGGACCGAATCGGCTATCTGCCGGAGGAGCGCGGGCTGTACCGCAAGATGACCGTGGAGGAGACGCTGAATTACTTCGGGCGGCTCAAGGGGCTGCGCGGGCACACGCTCCACGAACGGATCAACGAGAGCCTGGAGCGCATCGGTCTGCAGGACTGGCGCCGCAAGCGTGTCGAGGCCCTGTCAAAAGGCATGTCGCAGAAGCTCCAGTTCACCAGCGCGATTCTCCACCGGCCGGAGCTGGTTATCCTGGACGAACCGTTCTCGGGGCTCGACCCGCTGAATGTGGACCTCCTGGAGCGCATGCTCGCCGAACTGCGGCGGGCGGGGGCCACGGTCGTCTTCTCGACGCACCAGATGAACCAGGCCGAGCGGCTGTGCGATCGGATCGTGCTCATCAACCGCGGGCGCAAAGTCGTGGACGGCTTGCTCACGGAAATACGCGAGCGCTTCGCGACCCGGGTGTTGGAGGTTGACGGCCGCGGGGCGCTGGATGACCTGGCGCGGTGTCCAGGCGTCGCCGCGGCGCAGATCACGGCCGGACATGCGCGGCTGGAGCTGGCCGACGATACCGACCCGAACGCGGTGCTCGCGCGGGCCATGCAACTGGCCCGCATTTCGCGATTCGAGATCCAGCGGCCGGACCTGCAGGAGATCTTCGTGAAGCTGGTGGGGAGCGACGGACAGATGCCGGTGCCCGCCGGGCGCCAGGAGGCGGTCCATGGATAA
- the iscX gene encoding Fe-S cluster assembly protein IscX — protein sequence MPSKLTWADVEELGLRLREQHPDVDPLSVRFTDLHAWVCALPDFADDPRASSEGKLEAIQMAWLEEYRDAGH from the coding sequence ATGCCGTCCAAGCTGACCTGGGCAGACGTGGAGGAACTGGGGCTGCGACTGCGCGAGCAGCACCCCGATGTCGATCCGTTGAGCGTCCGTTTCACCGATCTGCATGCCTGGGTGTGCGCCTTACCGGACTTCGCGGACGATCCGCGCGCCAGCAGCGAGGGTAAGCTGGAGGCCATCCAGATGGCCTGGCTCGAGGAGTACCGCGACGCCGGGCATTAG